The following proteins are co-located in the Gossypium hirsutum isolate 1008001.06 chromosome A02, Gossypium_hirsutum_v2.1, whole genome shotgun sequence genome:
- the LOC107951744 gene encoding putative disease resistance protein RGA3 produces the protein MLTQDDPADEEDIPVLPIVGIGGMGKTALAKLVFNYEAVDAHFELKLWVCVSYDFDLKRLVVKAIKAGKGGDGDLGSMYLEQLQKALRYSLNAKRYLLVLDDVWSEDNRKWMELKQLFAGGAVGSKIVVTPRSNQVAKISGTISQHHLEAFPYDKSLSLFLKFAFKKGEEKQHPNLEEIGEEIVKKCKGVPLILKTLGSSLFSKTSEQEWKVFKDSETWELMEKENQIFSILKLTYDQLSPQLKQCVAYCSLYPKDTDFISFGLIQFWMALGLLESSHKNENPEYIGKRYLNDLLPRSFFQDYDLAFFFDAFKIHDLLHDIALSVAKSECCIVNTFEQNIATGIRHVCLTNSDSSEENASKFLGKLGHLRTLRLPNLRNGPTSESFIEKCLKRFQHLRMLDLSGSTLELLPRWIVNLKHLRFLDISNCPNIKKLLNSICKLQNLQTLFLDGCDQIEELPKNIRYMISLRFLLLATKQRDLHGHGLQHLKSLRVLAIYGCENLEYLFDGIQKLTSLHTVWIVDCKKLVPLPHGLKYVAALQSLVIGACEKLDLSTGQGLKEKEDYNEEYLVDTCFSLQSLYIADLPKLKALPQWLLRGSANTLKNLIITGCENLTTLAEWHNLTSLEKLEIKCCPKL, from the coding sequence ATGTTGACGCAGGATGATCCAGCTGATGAGGAAGACATACCCGTCCTTCCCATAGTTGGAATTGGAGGCATGGGAAAAACGGCCCTTGCCAAACTGGTTTTCAATTATGAAGCTGTGGATGCTCACTTTGAGTTGAAACTGTGGGTGTGTGTTTCCTATGATTTTGATCTGAAACGATTAGTAGTAAAAGCCATTAAAGCCGGAAAAGGTGGTGATGGAGACCTTGGAAGCATGTATTTGGAGCAATTACAGAAGGCCTTGCGATATTCCTTGAATGCTAAAAGGTATTTGCTTGTTTTAGATGATGTGTGGAGCGAGGATAATAGAAAATGGATGGAACTGAAACAGTTGTTTGCAGGAGGAGCTGTCGGAAGCAAAATTGTAGTCACCCCTCGGAGTAACCAAGTTGCAAAGATCTCAGGCACAATCTCCCAACACCATTTGGAAGCTTTTCCGTACGACAAATCTTTATCTTTGTTTCTGAAATTCGCTTTCAAGAAAGGTGAAGAAAAACAACATCCAAACCTTGAGGAAATTGGAGAAGAAATTGTTAAGAAATGCAAAGGGGTTCCTCTAATATTGAAAACATTGGGAAGTTCACTTTTCTCCAAAACTTCAGAGCAGGAGTGGAAAGTTTTTAAAGATAGTGAGACGTGGGAATTAAtggaaaaggaaaatcaaatattttcaatTCTGAAACTAACTTACGATCAACTGTCTCCTCAGCTGAAGCAATGTGTTGCTTATTGCTCACTCTATCCAAAGGATACTGATTTTATAAGCTTTGGTCTAATCCAATTTTGGATGGCACTTGGTCTTCTTGAATCCTCCCATAAAAATGAAAATCCCGAATATATTGGTAAGCGGTATTTGAATGACCTGCTGCCACGATCTTTCTTTCAAGATTATGATTTGGCATTTTTCTTTGATGCATTCAAAATTCATGATCTTTTACATGATATTGCATTATCAGTGGCAAAGAGTGAGTGTTGTATAGTCAACACTTTTGAGCAAAATATTGCCACAGGGATCCGACATGTATGCCTTACTAACTCTGATTCTTCCGAGGAAAATGCTTCCAAATTCCTTGGTAAATTAGGGCATTTGCGTACGCTTAGGCTTCCAAATTTGAGAAACGGTCCAACCAGCGAATCCTTTATTGAAAAATGTTTGAAGAGGTTCCAACATTTGCGAATGCTTGATCTTTCTGGGTCTACTCTCGAGCTATTGCCCAGATGGATTGTTAATTTGAAGCATTTAAGATTTCTCGACATTTCCAACTGTCCCAACATCAAGAAACTTCTCAACTCCATTtgtaagttgcaaaatttgcagaCTCTGTTTTTAGATGGTTGTGACCAAATTGAAGAGTTGCCTAAGAATATCAGGTACATGATCAGTCTCAGATTTTTGTTATTAGCTACAAAACAACGAGATCTTCATGGTCATGGATTACAACACTTGAAATCCCTTCGAGTTTTAGCTATTTATGGCTGTGAAAATCTGGAGTATTTGTTTGATGGGATTCAGAAGCTCACATCTCTTCATACAGTATGGATTGTTGATTGCAAAAAATTGGTACCACTACCACATGGCTTGAAATACGTAGCTGCATTACAATCTCTAGTTATTGGGGCTTGCGAAAAGCTTGATTTGAGTACGGGACAGGGACTCAAAGAGAAAGAAGATTATAATGAAGAATACCTCGTTGATACATGTTTCAGCCTTCAATCATTGTACATCGCAGATTTGCCAAAGTTGAAGGCTCTACCCCAATGGCTTTTACGGGGATCCGCCAACACTTTAAAGAACTTAATCATTACAGGATGTGAGAACCTCACAACTTTAGCAGAGTGGCACAATCTCACATCACTTGAAAAACTTGAGATCAAGTGTTGCCCAAAATTATGA